The following proteins come from a genomic window of Lolium rigidum isolate FL_2022 chromosome 5, APGP_CSIRO_Lrig_0.1, whole genome shotgun sequence:
- the LOC124656356 gene encoding GDSL esterase/lipase At1g71250-like produces MALLLLFLLLGRLVASAGAGESTPATALFVLGDSTASCAATTLPVNLTLSSTFSSRCLFHSGSRRLLPDLLAAKMDLPPPPLISALNGTAAAAAKGVNFGGEEGESGGSGVFRMAAIGQQLRLAAETLQLLRLEAAAPSEGSDAVSGAVFVVSFGTDAYARLLARGSEADASAPKHGRRGFGRLLAGRVARAVQELYEAGVRRVAVLGVPPLGCAPRVMWEGLHLVDGRGCVEEANELVQGYNERVEARLDALRPQLPGADVVFCDVYKGVMEMITNPGTYGFEEARDACCGLGPFGGTIGCLTREMACSTPQRHVWWDLYSPTEAVNSLLATWAWSEPQPDSNTSVCRPVTLQQLAGQP; encoded by the exons AtggctctcctcctcctctttctcttgctcggccgcctcgttgcctccgccggcgccggcgaatcGACTCCGGCCACCGCACTCTTCGTCCTCGGAGACTCCACCGctagctgcgccgccaccacgctGCCCGTCAACCTCACCCTCTCCTCCACTTTCTCAAGCCGGTGCCTCTTCCACTCcggcagccgccgcctcctccccgacCTCCTCG CCGCCAAGATGGACCTACCGCCCCCGCCGCTCATCTCCGCCCTCAACGGCACCGCCGCGGCGGCCGCGAAAGGCGTCAACTtcggcggcgaggagggcgagagcggcggcagcggggtgTTCCGCATGGCCGCCATCGGGCAGCAGCTGCGGCTGGCCGCCGAGACGCTGCAGCTGCTGCGGCTCGAGGCCGCCGCGCCGAGCGAAGGGTCCGACGCCGTGTCCGGCGCCGTCTTCGTGGTGTCCTTCGGCACCGACGCGTACGCGCGGCTGCTGGCGCGCGGGTCCGAGGCAGACGCGTCGGCGCCCAAGCACGGCCGCCGCGGCTTCGGGCGCCTCCTGGCCGGCCGCGTGGCGCGCGCCGTGCAGGAGCTGTACGAGGCCGGCGTGCGGAGGGTGGCGGTGCTGGGGGTCCCGCCGCTCGGGTGCGCGCCAAGGGTGATGTGGGAGGGGCTGCACCTCGTCGACGGCAGAGGGTGCGTGGAGGAGGCCAACGAGCTCGTCCAGGGGTATAATGAGAGGGTCGAGGCGCGGCTGGACGCGCTCCGGCCGCAGCTGCCCGGCGCCGACGTCGTCTTCTGCGACGTCTACAAGGGGGTCATGGAGATGATCACCAATCCTGGCACCTACG GGTTTGAGGAGGCGAGGGACGCATGTTGCGGGCTAGGCCCGTTTGGTGGCACGATCGGGTGCCTGACGAGGGAGATGGCATGCTCCACCCCGCAGAGACATGTGTGGTGGGACCTGTATAGCCCGACCGAGGCTGTCAACTCATTGCTCGCAACCTGGGCATGGTCGGAGCCGCAGCCAGATTCCAACACCAGCGTTTGCCGCCCGGTCACCCTCCAACAGCTCGCTGGCCAACCATAG